The Streptomyces sp. V3I7 genome segment CGTCACGCCGTCCGGGGCAGTGCTGCCCCGGACGGCGCCCTGCTCGGTCGTGCACACCGTCATGCGGAGCCGACCTCCAGGACCTCCAGCAGCGCCGCCGTGAACTCCTCCGGGCGCTCCAGATGCACCGCGTGTCCGGCGTCGGGCACGGCCACCTCGCGTACCCAACCACCCTCCGCCGCATAGCGGTTCAGTACGTCGCGCGTCTGGGCCACCATCGGCTGCGCCGGGGTCCCGTCCCAGCCCGGCACCGCACCGATCGCGCCCAGGTGAGCCAGGTCGAACAGCGAGGTGTCCGACACGATGACGTCGTCCTCGCCGCGGATCCACAGCACTGGTGGCTTGGGGGCGATCAGGTGCAGGTCGTCCAGATGGAAGTGGAGGGGAGAAAGGGAGTTGAGGACTCCGCGCGTCCCGGGTGCGACGCCCGGCCACGTCTCGGACGTCGTGCTGTCGCCTGGGTAGTGGTCGTCGCCGGTGCGAGTGGTGAGCATCGAGTCGACGTACGCCTCCTCGTCCCCGGGTTCGGGCCGCCACGGCGGCTTGACGTAGCAACTCACCATGACGGAGCGGGGGGAGAGCGGGGAGTCCGCGCCACGATCGCCCTGGGCGAGGCGGGTGACGAACTCCGGGTTGGCCGTCGCGCCGCCCGAGCCGACGCCGTCCGCGGAGTTGAGGGTGCCCTCCACGCCGTGTGTACCGCCGAAGCCGTACGGGGAGACCGGGTTGACCAGGGTCGCGGAGCGCACGGCGGCCGGACGGTCGCGCAGGTACTGCAGGACCACGCCGCCGCCCATGGACCAGCCCACCAGATGCGCCCGCTCGATGCCGAGGGCCCTCAGCAGGGCGGCGAGGTCGTCGGCGTGGTCGCGCAGGCCGCGGGTCGCGTCGATCGGGAGCGGCTCCGTGCCGCCGAAGCCGCGCAGGTCCGGCGCGAGGGGGCGGTAGCGGTCGGGGAGCCGGCGCAGGGTGCGGTCCCAGAACGCGGCGGAGGAGACGTTGCCGTGGACGAACACGACCGGCTCGCCGTCGTCCCGTATCTCGCTGAGCTGCACGGTAAGACGGTCGGTGGGCACGCGGCGGGTGCGGGGGTCACGGAGGTCGCGGTGGGTCATCTGTGCGGTCCCTTGGGAGAGTTACGAGAGCCAGGCGGCGATCTGGGTGGCGGCCGAGCTGTTCCAGCCCAGCTCCAGGTGGTTGGCGCCGGCGACGGTGGCGGTGCCGCCGACCGTGGGGATGCCGGTGGTGTCGAGCGCGCTGGCGATGAAGACCACACCGTCGCTGGGGCCGCGGTTCTCGTTGAAGATCCCGAGCACGTCGGGCGACCCGCCGGCCAGCAGGTAGGTGGTGACGGAGGCCGGAACTCCCGCGTTGTGCAGTGGAGTTATCAGGGAGCCCGCGTCGATGGCGGCCTGGATGCCGGTGCCCGCGGTGTAGTAGCCCTGGCCGCCGTAGTACGTCGTGTACCAGTCCTGCGCGGAGCTGTCGA includes the following:
- a CDS encoding alpha/beta fold hydrolase, which gives rise to MTHRDLRDPRTRRVPTDRLTVQLSEIRDDGEPVVFVHGNVSSAAFWDRTLRRLPDRYRPLAPDLRGFGGTEPLPIDATRGLRDHADDLAALLRALGIERAHLVGWSMGGGVVLQYLRDRPAAVRSATLVNPVSPYGFGGTHGVEGTLNSADGVGSGGATANPEFVTRLAQGDRGADSPLSPRSVMVSCYVKPPWRPEPGDEEAYVDSMLTTRTGDDHYPGDSTTSETWPGVAPGTRGVLNSLSPLHFHLDDLHLIAPKPPVLWIRGEDDVIVSDTSLFDLAHLGAIGAVPGWDGTPAQPMVAQTRDVLNRYAAEGGWVREVAVPDAGHAVHLERPEEFTAALLEVLEVGSA